In a single window of the Nocardiopsis composta genome:
- a CDS encoding flotillin family protein gives MEAIGIAGGVLIAALVVIAIVLPIILIRLFRKVKQGEALIISKVRDVDVTLTGAVVLPVLHKAELMDISQKSILLERSGRNALTCKDNILADIRIKFFIRVNPEKTDILRVAKNIGVENASSQEKLQDLFDAKFEEALKTVGKFFDFEDLYTQRKEFRDRIVEVIGNDLYGYVLEDAAIADLKQTPLEQHDPNNILDAEGITKITERTALQHRRTNELENERDKEIKRSDTETAETLAELERQEAEAKARAKREIETIQAREEAETQRVQAEEMLKARAAQLRTDEQLGVQRENQQREIAVAEKNRERVIAVESERIEKDRLLEVVARDREVQLSTIAKDKEVEAEKREVADVIRERVAVDKTVAEQEEAIKRLRAVEEAERERQAIIIKAEAEAQENLVKDIKAAEAAEEAAKHRAAEELTLAEARQQAADLDARSQIRLAEGKQAEAAAEGLAAVQVRESDAAALEKTGRAENTVAREKAAIEAEAIAAKLKAEAEGLNEKAGAMAALDQVSREHEEYRLRLEAEKEVRLAGIDVHRQVAEAQATVLATGLEKADINIVGGDGMFFDRMVNSIGLGKAVDGFVGNSEVAQNLAGPWLNGDSDFTADLSRLLGSVDTADLKNLTVSALLIKLIKGGSPESDKLQRLLDTARELGVADHSVAALTALDGAKR, from the coding sequence ATGGAAGCCATCGGCATCGCCGGCGGTGTGCTCATCGCCGCTCTCGTCGTCATCGCGATCGTTCTTCCGATCATCCTCATCCGCCTGTTCCGCAAGGTGAAACAGGGTGAGGCGCTCATCATCTCCAAGGTCCGCGATGTCGACGTGACGCTGACCGGCGCGGTCGTCCTCCCGGTCCTGCACAAGGCCGAGCTGATGGACATCTCGCAGAAGTCCATCCTGCTGGAGCGGTCCGGACGGAACGCACTGACCTGCAAGGACAACATCCTCGCCGACATCCGGATCAAGTTCTTCATCCGCGTCAACCCGGAGAAGACCGACATCCTGCGGGTCGCCAAGAACATCGGCGTGGAGAACGCCAGCAGCCAGGAGAAGCTGCAGGACCTCTTCGACGCCAAGTTCGAGGAGGCGCTGAAGACCGTCGGCAAGTTCTTCGACTTCGAGGACCTCTACACCCAGCGCAAGGAGTTCCGCGACCGGATCGTCGAGGTCATCGGCAACGACCTGTACGGCTACGTCCTCGAGGACGCGGCCATCGCCGACCTCAAGCAGACCCCGCTGGAGCAGCACGACCCGAACAACATCCTCGACGCCGAGGGCATCACCAAGATCACCGAGCGCACCGCGCTCCAGCACCGGCGCACCAACGAGCTGGAGAACGAGCGCGACAAGGAGATCAAGCGGAGCGACACCGAGACCGCGGAGACCCTGGCCGAGCTGGAGCGCCAGGAGGCCGAGGCGAAGGCCCGCGCCAAGCGCGAGATCGAGACGATCCAGGCCCGCGAGGAGGCCGAGACCCAGCGGGTCCAGGCCGAGGAGATGCTCAAGGCGCGCGCCGCCCAGCTCCGCACCGATGAGCAGCTGGGCGTGCAGCGGGAGAACCAGCAGCGCGAGATCGCCGTCGCGGAGAAGAACCGCGAGCGGGTCATCGCCGTGGAGTCCGAGCGGATCGAGAAGGACCGGCTGCTGGAGGTCGTCGCCCGGGACCGCGAGGTCCAGCTCTCCACGATCGCCAAGGACAAGGAGGTCGAGGCGGAGAAGCGCGAGGTCGCCGACGTCATCCGGGAGCGGGTCGCGGTGGACAAGACCGTGGCCGAGCAGGAGGAGGCGATCAAGCGGCTGCGCGCCGTCGAGGAGGCCGAGCGGGAGCGCCAGGCCATCATCATCAAGGCCGAGGCCGAGGCGCAGGAGAACCTGGTCAAGGACATCAAGGCCGCCGAGGCCGCGGAGGAGGCGGCCAAGCACCGCGCCGCCGAGGAGCTCACCCTGGCCGAGGCCCGGCAGCAGGCCGCCGACCTGGACGCCCGCTCCCAGATCCGGCTGGCCGAGGGCAAGCAGGCCGAGGCCGCCGCGGAGGGCCTGGCCGCCGTCCAGGTGCGCGAGTCCGACGCCGCCGCGCTGGAGAAGACCGGCCGCGCGGAGAACACCGTCGCCCGGGAGAAGGCCGCGATCGAGGCCGAGGCCATCGCCGCGAAGCTCAAGGCCGAGGCGGAGGGCCTGAATGAGAAGGCCGGCGCGATGGCCGCGCTGGACCAGGTCAGCCGGGAGCACGAGGAGTACCGGCTGCGCCTGGAGGCGGAGAAGGAGGTCCGCCTGGCCGGGATCGACGTGCACCGGCAGGTCGCCGAGGCGCAGGCCACGGTGCTCGCCACCGGCCTGGAGAAGGCCGACATCAACATCGTCGGCGGCGACGGCATGTTCTTCGACCGGATGGTCAACTCGATCGGGCTGGGCAAGGCGGTCGACGGCTTCGTCGGCAACTCCGAGGTCGCGCAGAACCTGGCCGGCCCGTGGCTGAACGGCGACTCCGACTTCACCGCCGACCTGTCCCGGCTGCTCGGCTCGGTGGACACCGCCGACCTGAAGAACCTCACCGTCTCCGCGCTGCTCATCAAGCTGATCAAGGGCGGCTCGCCGGAGTCGGACAAGCTGCAGCGGCTCCTGGACACCGCCCGCGAGCTGGGCGTCGCCGACCACAGCGTGGCCGCTCTGACCGCCCTCGACGGCGCGAAGCGGTGA
- a CDS encoding MFS transporter, translating to MSASRPEPGDGPAALHDQDGPARSPEPGGPPSPPGDASAPSPSDGAAAPAAEPPADGGIPGDLRMAADLWPVLLAGAVGLLPFTVFGNFLVPMAEDAGTGVAALGSLRGLGGLAALVVGVALAPLIDRLPKKRAAAGALAALAAAALLGTAGELLALGAFCLLVGAATAVLNPALTAQAADRYTSDAASGRAATLVTATQSMTAMLAAPLVALPAALWGWRGDLVAVAAVSVLLAAVLLLRPEGGAPPAPGERTGYLASFRRLAGVPGAVPLLLVGFLRTAAFMGYLAYLAAFYDDRFALSPTAFALVWTLSGASFFLGNLFTGRLANASARISAETLLIAGAACATAAIAGFYFTPWLPLALALTSLLGASHAVVAACVVTLLVRRCGPLRGSALSLNAAGQSLGVFAGAAAGGAGLALAGHPGTALVFGATTLAALLIAAPTAPRCRRPH from the coding sequence ATGTCCGCCTCCCGCCCCGAGCCCGGTGACGGCCCCGCGGCCCTCCACGACCAGGACGGGCCCGCCCGGTCCCCCGAACCGGGCGGGCCGCCTTCCCCGCCGGGGGACGCCTCCGCGCCCTCCCCCTCGGACGGAGCGGCCGCGCCCGCCGCCGAACCGCCGGCGGACGGCGGGATCCCCGGGGACCTGCGGATGGCCGCGGACCTGTGGCCGGTCCTGCTCGCCGGGGCGGTGGGACTGCTCCCGTTCACCGTGTTCGGCAACTTCCTGGTGCCGATGGCGGAGGACGCCGGGACCGGGGTGGCGGCCCTGGGGTCGCTGCGCGGGCTGGGCGGGCTGGCGGCGCTGGTGGTCGGGGTGGCGCTCGCCCCGCTGATCGACCGGCTGCCGAAGAAGCGGGCCGCGGCCGGGGCGCTGGCCGCGCTGGCCGCGGCGGCGCTGCTCGGCACCGCCGGCGAGCTCCTCGCCCTGGGGGCGTTCTGCCTGCTCGTCGGGGCGGCGACGGCGGTGCTCAACCCGGCGCTGACCGCGCAGGCGGCGGACCGCTACACCTCCGACGCCGCCTCCGGCCGGGCGGCGACGCTGGTCACCGCCACCCAGTCGATGACCGCGATGCTCGCCGCGCCGCTGGTCGCGCTGCCCGCCGCGCTGTGGGGGTGGCGGGGCGACCTGGTCGCGGTCGCCGCGGTGTCCGTGCTGCTCGCCGCGGTGCTGCTGCTCCGCCCGGAGGGAGGGGCGCCGCCCGCGCCCGGCGAGCGCACCGGCTACCTCGCGTCGTTCCGCCGCCTGGCGGGCGTCCCCGGCGCCGTGCCGCTGCTGCTGGTCGGCTTCCTGCGCACCGCGGCGTTCATGGGGTACCTGGCCTACCTGGCGGCCTTCTACGACGACCGGTTCGCCCTCTCCCCCACCGCGTTCGCGCTGGTCTGGACGCTCAGCGGGGCCTCGTTCTTCCTGGGCAACCTGTTCACCGGCCGGCTCGCCAACGCGTCCGCGCGGATCAGCGCCGAGACGCTGCTGATCGCCGGCGCCGCCTGCGCGACCGCGGCGATCGCCGGGTTCTACTTCACCCCCTGGCTGCCGCTGGCCCTGGCGCTGACCTCGCTGCTCGGCGCCTCGCACGCGGTGGTCGCCGCCTGCGTGGTCACCCTGCTGGTCCGCCGGTGCGGCCCGCTCCGCGGCTCGGCGCTGAGCCTGAACGCCGCCGGCCAGAGCCTCGGCGTCTTCGCCGGCGCGGCCGCGGGCGGCGCCGGCCTCGCCCTGGCCGGCCACCCGGGCACCGCCCTGGTCTTCGGTGCGACGACCCTGGCCGCCCTGCTCATCGCCGCCCCGACCGCCCCGCGGTGCCGCCGACCTCACTGA
- a CDS encoding DUF1449 family protein produces the protein MGEFLDAALGFPTVLFSFSMVVVLAYWLLALLGALDVGMLDSDAGDGDGLGPSAVLGAVGLGGVPATVSLSLLIALAWFFSLVGNVVIDSLAGSLSTPVIIVLGILALIIAVTIAWGLTSGVVMGLRRFVPGTRDARTSGELVGRTCTVRTLRVDREFGQAEVVSGDGSTLLIQVRTIDDEPLASGDTALIFDHDAKAGFFRVSRFDPALDPGES, from the coding sequence ATGGGCGAATTCCTCGATGCGGCACTGGGGTTCCCCACCGTCCTGTTCTCCTTCTCCATGGTGGTCGTGCTGGCCTACTGGCTGCTGGCGCTGCTCGGCGCGCTCGACGTCGGCATGCTCGACTCCGACGCCGGTGACGGCGACGGGCTGGGGCCGAGCGCGGTGCTCGGCGCCGTCGGGCTCGGCGGAGTGCCGGCCACCGTCTCCCTGTCCCTGCTCATCGCGCTGGCGTGGTTCTTCAGCCTGGTTGGGAACGTCGTGATCGATTCCCTCGCGGGGTCGCTGTCCACCCCGGTCATCATCGTCCTCGGCATCCTCGCCCTGATCATCGCCGTCACCATCGCGTGGGGGCTGACCAGCGGCGTCGTCATGGGGTTGCGCAGGTTCGTCCCGGGGACCCGGGACGCGCGCACCTCCGGCGAGCTGGTCGGGCGCACCTGCACCGTGCGCACCCTGCGGGTGGACCGCGAGTTCGGCCAGGCCGAGGTGGTCTCCGGGGACGGGTCGACGCTGCTCATCCAGGTGCGCACGATCGACGACGAGCCGCTCGCCTCCGGCGACACCGCGCTGATCTTCGACCATGACGCCAAGGCCGGCTTCTTCCGCGTCTCCCGGTTCGACCCGGCCCTGGACCCCGGGGAGTCCTGA
- a CDS encoding ClpP family protease produces MLAHTSRATAETGVAGSIDDQIATRLLHGRIVVLGAAVDDAIANRVSGQLMLLAEEDPKRDIILLINSPGGSISAGMAIYDTMRFIPNDVATLVMGSAYSMGQFLLCVGAEGKRYSLPHARIMMHQPSGGLAGTAADIAIQAENLAYTKKTMQRLIAEHTGQAIERVAEDQRRDRWFTPEQAKEYGFIDKVVESVAEIGGDTARRFGFGVPSGVGMAAHHVAGAKGAGE; encoded by the coding sequence ATGCTTGCGCACACATCACGGGCGACCGCCGAGACCGGGGTCGCCGGGAGCATCGACGACCAGATCGCGACGCGGCTGCTGCACGGCCGGATCGTGGTGCTCGGCGCGGCCGTGGACGACGCGATCGCCAACCGGGTGAGCGGGCAGCTGATGCTGCTCGCCGAGGAGGACCCCAAGCGGGACATCATCCTGCTGATCAACAGCCCGGGCGGGTCGATCAGCGCCGGGATGGCCATCTACGACACCATGCGGTTCATCCCCAACGACGTGGCCACCCTGGTCATGGGGTCGGCCTACAGCATGGGCCAGTTCCTGCTGTGCGTCGGCGCGGAGGGCAAGCGGTACAGCCTGCCGCACGCGCGGATCATGATGCACCAGCCGTCCGGAGGTCTGGCCGGCACCGCGGCCGACATCGCCATCCAGGCGGAGAACCTGGCCTACACCAAGAAGACCATGCAGCGGCTGATCGCCGAGCACACCGGCCAGGCCATCGAGAGGGTCGCTGAGGACCAGCGGCGGGACCGCTGGTTCACCCCCGAGCAGGCCAAGGAGTACGGCTTCATCGACAAGGTGGTGGAGAGCGTCGCCGAGATCGGCGGGGACACCGCGCGCCGGTTCGGCTTCGGCGTCCCCAGCGGCGTCGGCATGGCGGCGCACCACGTGGCCGGCGCGAAGGGAGCGGGCGAATGA
- a CDS encoding helix-turn-helix domain-containing protein: MTERVLRPVLDEAAEDGAEQRPAGFSLPGEAPRPAPLPEGQDDEPLMREAIGALLRRVRLEQGRTLREVADDAQVSLPYLSEIERGRKEPSSEVLAAIRRALGLRLIDLIGGLHLDLASAEAIPARPVAGPAPFGGPRALLLAA, translated from the coding sequence ATGACCGAGCGCGTCCTGCGCCCCGTTCTCGACGAGGCCGCCGAGGACGGTGCGGAGCAGCGCCCCGCCGGCTTCTCCCTGCCCGGCGAGGCGCCCCGTCCGGCGCCGCTGCCCGAGGGGCAGGACGACGAACCGCTCATGCGCGAGGCGATCGGCGCACTGCTCCGCCGGGTCCGCCTGGAGCAAGGGCGGACGCTGCGCGAGGTCGCCGACGACGCCCAGGTGTCGCTGCCCTACCTCTCCGAGATCGAGCGCGGCCGCAAGGAGCCCTCCTCCGAGGTCCTCGCGGCGATCCGCCGCGCGCTCGGGCTCCGGCTGATCGACCTGATCGGCGGCCTCCACCTGGACCTGGCCTCCGCCGAGGCGATCCCGGCCCGCCCGGTCGCCGGCCCCGCCCCCTTCGGCGGCCCCCGGGCGCTGCTGCTGGCCGCCTGA
- a CDS encoding ATP-dependent Clp protease proteolytic subunit — protein MSSYTVPTVVERRPDGERAYDVFSRLLAERIIFIGTPIDDGVANVVMAQLLHLDHENSERDVQLYINSPGGSNTALTAIYDTMQYVRSDVATVCMGQAASAAAVLLAAGAPGKRAALPHARVLLHQPSTEGQGEAADLEIQAAEILRVRAQIEDILARHTGQSTERLREDTDRDKIFTAEQAKEYGLIDGIIDARSLPARAA, from the coding sequence ATGAGCAGCTACACCGTGCCCACGGTGGTCGAGCGGCGGCCGGACGGGGAGCGCGCCTACGACGTGTTCTCCCGGCTGCTGGCGGAGCGGATCATCTTCATCGGCACCCCGATCGACGACGGGGTGGCCAACGTGGTGATGGCCCAGCTGCTCCACCTGGACCACGAGAACTCCGAGCGGGACGTCCAGCTCTACATCAACTCGCCGGGCGGCTCGAACACCGCGCTGACCGCCATCTACGACACCATGCAGTACGTCCGCTCCGACGTGGCGACGGTGTGCATGGGGCAGGCGGCCTCGGCCGCCGCGGTGCTGCTCGCGGCCGGCGCGCCGGGCAAGCGCGCCGCCCTCCCGCACGCCCGGGTCCTGCTGCACCAGCCCTCCACCGAGGGCCAGGGCGAGGCCGCCGACCTGGAGATCCAGGCCGCGGAGATCCTCCGGGTCCGGGCCCAGATCGAGGACATCCTCGCCCGGCACACCGGCCAGAGCACCGAGCGGCTGCGCGAGGACACCGACCGGGACAAGATCTTCACCGCCGAGCAGGCCAAGGAGTACGGCCTGATCGACGGGATCATCGACGCCCGCTCCCTCCCGGCCCGAGCCGCCTGA
- a CDS encoding DMT family transporter, translated as MEIGIWIGVVLGVLSTACYSAAAVAQRRLAVALPAPLTGGRPLARLLRHPLWWTSAGLNAGRAGLQVGALAFAPLTVVQPLGVLVLVFGLPWSARLGGRRVTPREWRGAVLTVLALALLLWAAVTGGRSRPMEAWTALAVVVGTLVLISGLAWAAGRVPSPGLRSCLLGAGAGIAFGVASATTKTAVAVAAADGAAFLLHPAACGTAAVAVLGLLLAQAAYQGMELGAPLGVTAVANPVAASVVGIAFMGESYTAGWTGIGVAVLCGLLAAYGIALMSVPDERAPARGGGPRGGARERCPS; from the coding sequence ATGGAGATCGGGATCTGGATCGGGGTCGTGCTGGGCGTGCTCTCCACGGCCTGCTACAGCGCCGCGGCCGTGGCGCAGCGGCGGCTGGCCGTCGCGCTGCCCGCGCCGCTGACCGGCGGACGGCCGCTGGCGCGGCTGCTGCGGCACCCGCTGTGGTGGACCTCGGCCGGGCTCAACGCCGGGCGGGCCGGACTGCAGGTGGGGGCGCTGGCCTTCGCGCCGCTGACCGTGGTGCAGCCGCTCGGCGTGCTGGTCCTGGTCTTCGGCCTGCCGTGGTCGGCGCGGCTCGGCGGGCGGCGGGTCACGCCCCGGGAGTGGCGCGGCGCGGTGCTCACCGTGCTGGCGCTGGCACTGCTGCTGTGGGCCGCGGTGACCGGGGGCCGGAGCCGGCCGATGGAGGCCTGGACCGCGCTGGCCGTGGTGGTCGGGACCCTGGTGCTGATCAGCGGCCTCGCCTGGGCGGCGGGGCGGGTGCCCTCGCCCGGGCTGCGCAGCTGCCTGCTCGGGGCCGGCGCCGGGATCGCCTTCGGGGTGGCCTCGGCGACCACCAAGACCGCGGTGGCGGTGGCGGCCGCCGACGGCGCGGCGTTCCTGCTGCACCCCGCCGCGTGCGGCACCGCGGCGGTAGCGGTCCTCGGCCTGCTCCTGGCCCAGGCCGCCTACCAGGGCATGGAGCTGGGCGCGCCGCTCGGCGTGACCGCGGTCGCCAACCCGGTCGCGGCCTCCGTGGTCGGCATCGCCTTCATGGGCGAGTCCTACACCGCCGGGTGGACCGGCATCGGGGTGGCGGTGCTGTGCGGGCTGCTCGCCGCCTACGGCATCGCGCTGATGTCGGTACCGGACGAGCGCGCCCCCGCCCGGGGCGGCGGTCCCCGGGGCGGCGCCCGGGAGCGCTGCCCGAGCTGA